CCACTCGCCCATATGTTGCAGCCACGCTACCACAGAAGGGATTCTACGGCTGGCACTGGTGGATATCCCATTTCAATGCAGGCACAGAGCAGCAGCCGAATGAGATCCCTTATTATTTTGCGCTTGGCTTCATGGGCCAGCATATTATTGTGGTTCCTTCCTGCGAGCTGGTTGCTGTCATCACTGCGGATAAGTACAAGAAAGGCTCACCAGCTAATGTGTTCGGTCGATTTATCGTGCCAGCGCTTCTTGGGCAATAAGAAAAACCAGCAAAGCTCCATATCCTGGAGACTTGCTGGTTTTTAATTAATCTTTTTTTATATTTAATTCCGCCACTTCATAAACTTGTAATCAAGAAAATCAACAAGCAAGAAGAGGACAAATCCCACCAAACTGAACAGCAGAATTCCCGCATACATCTCCGGATAATCTAGTCTTAACCAAGCATCCATAATGAAAAAGCCCATTCCATGCTCTGTTCCATAAATCTCCGTGAAAAAGAGTACAGATATCGCCGTTCCAAGCGAAATCCGAATCGTACTCAGAATGACCGACAGTGCACCCGGCAGTGTCACATGCCAGAATTTCTGCACAGTACTTGCCCCTATACTCGTTAAGACATCATAGGTATTCTCAGGAATAGCCTTCACACCATCCCTAACCGAGATGATAATCTGGAACAAGAGAATCAGCATAATCATTAAGATTTTAGATGTTTCACCAAGCCCGAAGAACAGCATCACAACGGGAAGCAGAGCGATTTTTGGAACAGGATAGGTTAAATAGACGACAGGGTCCAGCAGCTTATTCCAAGTCAGCGAACGTCCCATCAGAAGACCAATGAGCAGTCCAATGATTAACGCCAGCACTACACCTGCAAAAATTCTGAACAAGCTATACCCCACATTTAAAGCAATATCCTGCGCACCCAAGTGAAACATAGCGTTATATACTGCCAATGGACTCGGCAAAATCGAATGATTCATAAGCAAATAGGCAATATACCAAACCACATTCATACAAAAGAACACAAACAACAGTCTTATTATGTGATGCATCCGACCTTTTCTCACCATATCTCCTGCATTACCTTTCTGATTCGCTTAGTCTGCTCAAAGAAATCCACACTGTCCCGCTTATCTTCATGCTTCATATGAAACACCAATTGATTATCGATAATCTCCGGAGTTTCTTCTTTGTTAGATGGCATGACAATAATTTTTTGTCCCAGCAGAATAGCTTCTTCCACATCATGGGTAACAAATAAGGTAGTAGCCGGATGCGCCAACCAGTTATCCAAAAAGAGAATCTGCAGCGTTTCCCGCGTAATCGCATCCAGTGCGGAGAATGGCTCGTCCAGCAGTAAAATGGTGGGCAAAATGGCGAATGCTCTGGCGATTGCCACTCTTTGTTGCTGTCCCCCACTGAGAGATAGAGGGTAACGATCAGCTAAATCAGAGATTCCCATCGATGAAAGCCACTGTTTAATCTGGTTCTCCCGTTCTTGCTTGGATGGGCTCGCAGTATGCGAGATCTTCATCGCAATTTGAATATTATCATGTACAGTCTTCCATGGGAGAAGACCATAGTTTTGCGGTACCAGACCGATCAGAGTTTCTTTATCATGCACGGATTTTTCATTAAAAAGAATTTGCCCCATATAGCTTGGCAACAAGCCCGCGATCGCCCGTAATAAAGTGGATTTCCCGCTGCCAGAGGGTCCGATGATCGTGTAAATCCCATGCTCCGGCAAAGATAAATCCATCTGTCCTAAGGCCAGTTGACCCGTCTTATACTCTACTTTAAGGTCCTTAATGACGAGTCCTTTATTTCTTGAATTGGACATCAGAAATCACATCTTCAGCCGAGATATTTTTGCTAAGCAAACCTTTTTCCCGTGCCCATGCAAATGCGGCTTCTACTTCTTTCACATCCACTTGATTGGCAGGGATATAATCAGGCACCTTGATCTCATCTTTCAACGTTTCTGGATAACCAACTTCTTTGATCACAAGATCGATATATTCGGATTGATCATGAGATTTCATATACGCTACAGCCTCGTCATAAGCAGCATACATACTGCGAATCGCATCTGCCTTAGCATCAATAGCGGTTTGTGGGAAAGCCAATACAAATGGATTCACTCCCGCTGTATGCGTTGAGCTAAGCACGCGCAAGCCTGAGGTTTTACCCATAGTTACAAATGGTTCAGGCAAAATAGCTGCATCCGCTTTATTATTCTTAAGCAATTCTAATCGGGTAGGAATTTGTGGAACCTCAGTTACTGTAATATCATCTTCTGTCAAACCCGCCTGTTTCAGCATCATCGCTACAGTATATTGTGTGGAGGTATTTTTGGACAAAATCACGGTTTTGCCTTTCAGATCCTTCACATCTTGTATTGCGTCATTTCCAGTCAATAAATCGAATTCACCAAAAGTTGTGCTAGTGATCTTCACATCCAACCCGGCTTCATTGTAGATAGAAATTGCAACCAAATCAGCACTGATCCCCTCTAACTTGCCTGCTTGAAAAGCGACATCACGGTCTTTTGCACTCTTGAACGTTTGGATGTCTAGGTTCACTCCATGTTTCTTATCAAAACCTTGTTCATGAGCAATTACAAAAGGAATCGCATCAATCGAAGGCAGTAAGCCAAGCGACAAAGTAACAGCTTCTTTTGAGGTCTCTGCTGCGTTTCCCTCTGTCGATACTGTATTCGTGTTATTCTTTGAACCACAACCTACTGCAAGTACAGCGATGACAACGACCATCATCGACAACATCAACATTCTTTTTAATGCTCTTTTCTTCATAAAACTCTCCAACCTCCATTAATCTTTCTATAGTAGACATGCCCCTAGTCTTTGCTATCCGCAAAAGAGCATGCAAAAAGCCCTTAAGCTGTTCCAGGACGCTTCAGGTATTGTAATTTTACATCAGTCATCACATCTTGTATATTCATAAATTGAAATATTTACATTTACCGCTACTGTATCGGTTCTAAAACGATGAAGATCAAGCCCTGCAAAGATGCAAAAAATCCGAACCATCCTGCAGGGAATCTACCCTGCAAACTGCTCCGGATTTTCGCTAACTACACCTCATAGTTCACTACATAATTCTGCAGCTCTGTATTGTAGAAGCCGATACTATACTCAGTCACCTTGCCAAGCTCATCATAAGAATAACGAGTTCGCTTCAGCAAGGGACACTTCTTATTTAGGAGCAATATCTCCTCTACATCAGGCGGAGGAACGGCAACAGAAAATTCATCACGCAGTCTCTCTAGGGAAACGCTCCGCTCTTCAAGCAGTTCATACAAGGACTGGGCATTTAAGTCTAGTAGATCCAAATCATCCATACCATTTACTAAATAATGCGTGTAATGAACGTATGGAATATCATTGAGACTGTATATGCGTTCCAAGCGTATACAACGTTCGCCGAATAAACGATAAGGTTCACTTCCGACTTCATTATATATTCGCTCCGCCTTCAGCCATTGCTTCCGAATTTGGTGCCCTTCATCCACTAGAATTTCCGTGAATTTTTTCCATTTAGACAGCTTGGATGATGAGGTATTGCGGATCACCTTCGTCCCCTTGCCGCTCCCTTTCTCCAGAAATCCTTCTTGGACGAGTTCCTGAATGGCACCGCGTACAGTGATCTTGCTGACATTGAATTCCTGCTCCAGCTGAGGTTCGGAAGGAATATTCAATCCAATAGGATAGACTCCGTGTAGAATCCGATCCTTTATAATATTTGCGATTTGCATATATAAGGGCTTACCTTTTCGGGACAAACTCAAGAGGTTCACTACCTTTCTACATCACCTACGGATAGGGTCATAGCTCGAAGTACATCCGCTTCTGAAGCCATGGGAGTGTCGCCCTCGACGGTATGGGCTAACATACTAGCGGCAGCGGCAAACCGTACCGTCTGCTCAGGTGTAAATCCTGTTAGCTCTCCATGCACAATTCCGCTCGTATAGGCATCTCCAGCCCCTATTCTATCATAGACGAGAAACCTCAGTGTATCCGAAAAGAAGAAGCTCTGATTCTTATAAAGGAACCCACGAAGTGAATGAGAGTTATCGTCATGAATAGTGCGATGGGTGCCTGCGATCACTGAGATATCGAACTGCTTCGCAACTGCCGGAATAAGTTCGATCAGTTGCTCTTCACGTTCATCTTGTACAGTGCTCATCCCCAAGATAAAGATCGCGTCCTTCTCATTCATCATTACGATATCAGCAAGCTCCAGCATCTCCTCGTAATGTGGCTTCGCTAGTGTATATCCTTCCGGTCCCCACAAGGACGGACGATAGTTGCAATCAAAGATCACAGTCCCACCTTGCTGCTTGACAGCTCTAGCCAAGGATTTCATATGAAGACGCACACTTTCGTTCATAGCCAGCGTAATGCCGCAGAAATGGATCACATCCAGACTTCGCGCAATCTCTTCATAATTATAAGTTTCCTCAGGAGCCGTATTGAAGCTGCTCTCCAGACGATTACTATAAGTCACCTTGCTTGGACGTGCACCAAATCCGTTCTCCAAGAAATACAAGCCTAGATATTCTCCTCCTCGTA
The window above is part of the Paenibacillus sp. FSL K6-0276 genome. Proteins encoded here:
- a CDS encoding ABC transporter substrate-binding protein, translating into MKKRALKRMLMLSMMVVVIAVLAVGCGSKNNTNTVSTEGNAAETSKEAVTLSLGLLPSIDAIPFVIAHEQGFDKKHGVNLDIQTFKSAKDRDVAFQAGKLEGISADLVAISIYNEAGLDVKITSTTFGEFDLLTGNDAIQDVKDLKGKTVILSKNTSTQYTVAMMLKQAGLTEDDITVTEVPQIPTRLELLKNNKADAAILPEPFVTMGKTSGLRVLSSTHTAGVNPFVLAFPQTAIDAKADAIRSMYAAYDEAVAYMKSHDQSEYIDLVIKEVGYPETLKDEIKVPDYIPANQVDVKEVEAAFAWAREKGLLSKNISAEDVISDVQFKK
- a CDS encoding sugar kinase, which produces MPKRIGAFGEVMMRLQVPGVQLLSQGNTLNYSFSGTGVNVSSALARFGHEGALISRLPNTSLGEAAAAYLRKLGISSSFVIRGGEYLGLYFLENGFGARPSKVTYSNRLESSFNTAPEETYNYEEIARSLDVIHFCGITLAMNESVRLHMKSLARAVKQQGGTVIFDCNYRPSLWGPEGYTLAKPHYEEMLELADIVMMNEKDAIFILGMSTVQDEREEQLIELIPAVAKQFDISVIAGTHRTIHDDNSHSLRGFLYKNQSFFFSDTLRFLVYDRIGAGDAYTSGIVHGELTGFTPEQTVRFAAAASMLAHTVEGDTPMASEADVLRAMTLSVGDVER
- a CDS encoding ABC transporter permease, whose product is MNVVWYIAYLLMNHSILPSPLAVYNAMFHLGAQDIALNVGYSLFRIFAGVVLALIIGLLIGLLMGRSLTWNKLLDPVVYLTYPVPKIALLPVVMLFFGLGETSKILMIMLILLFQIIISVRDGVKAIPENTYDVLTSIGASTVQKFWHVTLPGALSVILSTIRISLGTAISVLFFTEIYGTEHGMGFFIMDAWLRLDYPEMYAGILLFSLVGFVLFLLVDFLDYKFMKWRN
- a CDS encoding ABC transporter ATP-binding protein — encoded protein: MSNSRNKGLVIKDLKVEYKTGQLALGQMDLSLPEHGIYTIIGPSGSGKSTLLRAIAGLLPSYMGQILFNEKSVHDKETLIGLVPQNYGLLPWKTVHDNIQIAMKISHTASPSKQERENQIKQWLSSMGISDLADRYPLSLSGGQQQRVAIARAFAILPTILLLDEPFSALDAITRETLQILFLDNWLAHPATTLFVTHDVEEAILLGQKIIVMPSNKEETPEIIDNQLVFHMKHEDKRDSVDFFEQTKRIRKVMQEIW
- a CDS encoding GntR family transcriptional regulator, translating into MQIANIIKDRILHGVYPIGLNIPSEPQLEQEFNVSKITVRGAIQELVQEGFLEKGSGKGTKVIRNTSSSKLSKWKKFTEILVDEGHQIRKQWLKAERIYNEVGSEPYRLFGERCIRLERIYSLNDIPYVHYTHYLVNGMDDLDLLDLNAQSLYELLEERSVSLERLRDEFSVAVPPPDVEEILLLNKKCPLLKRTRYSYDELGKVTEYSIGFYNTELQNYVVNYEV